One genomic region from Sphingobacterium multivorum encodes:
- the sufC gene encoding Fe-S cluster assembly ATPase SufC — MLSIKNLHASVEDKQILKGLNLEVKAGEVHAIMGPNGAGKSTLGNVLAGRESYEVSEGSALLDGVDLLDLSPEDRAREGLFLAFQYPVEIPGVSNINFLKTAVNDIREYKGLPPMEAKEFLQMVKDKQKLVEFSANLANRSLNEGFSGGEKKRNEIFQLAMLNPKLSILDETDSGLDIDALRIVANGVNQLRSKDNAFIVITHYQRLLDYIVPDFVHVLYNGRIVKSGPKELALELEEKGYDWLKEYDTQNA; from the coding sequence ATGTTAAGCATTAAAAATTTACATGCGTCTGTAGAAGACAAACAAATATTAAAAGGGTTAAACCTAGAAGTAAAAGCTGGCGAAGTTCATGCAATTATGGGACCAAACGGTGCTGGTAAAAGTACATTAGGTAACGTATTGGCAGGTCGTGAATCCTATGAAGTAAGTGAAGGTTCTGCACTATTGGATGGTGTAGATTTATTGGATCTTTCTCCTGAGGACCGCGCACGTGAAGGGCTGTTTTTGGCTTTTCAATATCCTGTGGAAATTCCGGGCGTATCGAATATCAATTTCTTGAAAACAGCTGTAAATGATATTCGTGAGTATAAAGGCCTTCCTCCAATGGAAGCGAAGGAATTTTTACAAATGGTAAAAGACAAGCAAAAATTGGTTGAGTTTTCAGCTAATTTGGCTAACCGCTCTTTAAATGAAGGATTCTCCGGTGGTGAGAAAAAGCGTAACGAAATTTTTCAATTAGCGATGTTGAATCCGAAATTATCTATTTTGGATGAGACAGATTCTGGTTTGGATATCGATGCACTTCGTATCGTTGCAAATGGTGTGAATCAATTGCGCTCTAAAGACAATGCTTTTATTGTTATTACACACTACCAACGTTTGTTGGATTATATCGTTCCAGATTTTGTTCACGTATTGTACAATGGCCGTATCGTGAAATCGGGACCTAAAGAATTAGCTTTGGAGCTCGAAGAAAAAGGATACGATTGGTTAAAAGAATATGATACACAAAACGCCTAA
- the sufB gene encoding Fe-S cluster assembly protein SufB gives MSTKDDDLLKELELEEYKYGFTTDIEMEIAAKGLTEDTVRFISAKKNEPEWLLEWRLKAFRHFLTLRMPTWQNFKAPEIDFQEISYYAAPKAKPQLNSMDEVDPELISTFEKLGIPLDEQKILAGVVAVDAVFDSVSVKTTFREKLKEQGVIFCSFGEAVQEHPDLVKKYLGTVVPQTDNIYAALNSAVFSDGSFVYVPKGVRCPMELSTYFRINAQNTGQFERTLIIADEGAYVSYLEGCTAPMRDENQLHAAVVELIAERDADIKYSTVQNWYPGDKEGKGGIYNFVTKRGICKGDNSKISWTQVETGSAITWKYPGVILKGDNSIGEFYSVAMTRNHQVADTGTKMVHLGKNTKSKIISKGISAGKSHNSYRGLVKIGPNADNSRNFTQCDSLLIGDKCGAHTFPYIENRNKTAKLEHEATTSKIGEDQVFYLNQRGIDSEKAVGLIVNGYAKEVLNQLPMEFAVEAQKLLAISLEGSVG, from the coding sequence ATGAGTACTAAAGACGACGATTTGTTAAAAGAGCTGGAGCTCGAAGAATATAAATACGGGTTCACGACAGATATCGAAATGGAAATTGCAGCCAAAGGCCTTACTGAGGATACGGTTCGTTTTATTTCGGCAAAAAAGAATGAACCTGAATGGCTATTGGAATGGAGATTAAAAGCTTTCCGTCATTTCTTGACGTTAAGAATGCCTACTTGGCAAAATTTCAAAGCTCCGGAAATTGATTTTCAAGAGATTTCCTACTATGCGGCCCCGAAAGCAAAACCACAGCTTAATTCGATGGATGAGGTTGACCCTGAGTTGATTTCCACTTTCGAAAAGTTGGGGATTCCTTTGGATGAGCAGAAAATCTTGGCTGGAGTGGTGGCAGTAGATGCTGTCTTTGATTCTGTATCCGTCAAAACAACGTTTCGTGAGAAATTAAAAGAACAGGGGGTTATTTTCTGTTCATTTGGTGAGGCTGTGCAAGAGCATCCCGACCTGGTAAAGAAATATCTAGGTACGGTTGTTCCGCAAACAGATAACATTTATGCAGCCTTGAATTCGGCTGTGTTTTCCGATGGATCATTCGTGTACGTCCCAAAAGGAGTAAGGTGTCCAATGGAATTGTCTACCTATTTCCGTATCAATGCACAGAATACCGGGCAATTCGAACGCACGTTGATCATTGCAGATGAGGGGGCTTATGTTTCTTATTTGGAAGGATGTACTGCACCTATGCGTGATGAAAACCAGCTGCATGCTGCAGTGGTTGAATTGATTGCCGAACGCGATGCTGATATTAAATATTCTACCGTTCAAAACTGGTACCCTGGTGATAAAGAAGGAAAAGGTGGTATTTATAACTTTGTAACCAAGCGTGGAATCTGTAAGGGTGATAACAGTAAAATCTCCTGGACACAGGTAGAAACTGGTTCTGCAATTACATGGAAATACCCGGGTGTGATTTTAAAGGGTGATAACTCGATTGGCGAGTTTTACTCTGTAGCCATGACGCGTAATCATCAGGTAGCTGATACAGGAACGAAGATGGTTCATTTGGGTAAAAACACAAAATCTAAAATTATTTCTAAAGGTATCTCTGCCGGTAAGAGCCACAACAGTTATAGAGGTTTAGTGAAAATCGGTCCAAATGCCGACAACTCACGTAACTTTACACAATGTGATTCCTTATTGATCGGTGATAAATGTGGAGCGCATACATTCCCTTATATCGAAAATAGAAATAAGACGGCCAAATTAGAGCATGAGGCGACTACTTCCAAAATCGGTGAAGATCAGGTATTCTATTTGAATCAACGGGGTATAGACTCTGAGAAAGCTGTTGGTTTAATTGTCAACGGATATGCAAAGGAAGTATTAAATCAATTGCCGATGGAGTTTGCTGTAGAGGCTCAAAAATTATTGGCAATTTCATTAGAAGGTTCAGTAGGATAG
- a CDS encoding Lrp/AsnC family transcriptional regulator — MPFAPDKTDLKILKLLQENGRITNLQLASSIGLSPAPTLERVRKLENSGFIKSYHAFVDEEKLGLGIKSFIQISLDFHTHNAIPEFVAAVKMIPEVTECHHVTGNCDFILKVYVKDIKAYEGVIMEKISKIPFVKTFQTMMIMSTSKKEPIIPLEY; from the coding sequence ATGCCCTTTGCACCGGATAAAACAGATTTAAAAATTCTTAAACTATTACAAGAGAATGGTCGTATAACTAATTTGCAACTCGCATCTAGCATCGGACTATCTCCCGCACCAACCTTAGAGCGTGTGCGAAAACTGGAAAACTCAGGCTTCATCAAAAGTTACCATGCTTTTGTGGACGAGGAGAAACTGGGGCTTGGAATCAAATCGTTCATCCAGATTTCGCTCGATTTTCATACACATAACGCTATACCTGAATTTGTCGCCGCTGTCAAAATGATACCAGAGGTAACCGAATGCCACCACGTCACCGGCAATTGTGATTTCATCCTCAAGGTTTACGTGAAAGATATCAAAGCTTATGAAGGCGTCATCATGGAAAAAATCTCTAAAATACCTTTTGTAAAGACATTCCAAACCATGATGATTATGTCGACCAGTAAAAAAGAACCCATTATTCCTTTAGAATATTAA
- the ung gene encoding uracil-DNA glycosylase yields the protein MEKQYDDSWAPVLKPLFAQPYMKQLSSFVQAERQKTKVFPPASLVMNAFKLTPLDQVKVVILGQDPYHNDGQAHGLSFSVPAGIALPPSLKNIFKELQDDISGFVEPHAGDLTSWAKQGVLLLNATLTVQAHLAGSHQKKGWEIFTDSIIHAISERCEHVVFLLWGSYAQKKSVLIDAKKHLILTAVHPSPLSVYRGFFGSKHFSRANQYLTAHGKTPIDWRLV from the coding sequence ATGGAAAAGCAATACGATGATTCTTGGGCCCCTGTGCTGAAGCCTTTATTCGCCCAGCCCTACATGAAACAGCTGTCTTCTTTTGTGCAAGCAGAGCGGCAGAAAACGAAAGTGTTTCCGCCAGCAAGTCTGGTGATGAATGCTTTTAAGCTGACGCCATTGGATCAGGTGAAAGTCGTTATTTTAGGGCAGGATCCTTACCATAATGATGGGCAGGCACATGGACTGTCTTTTTCAGTTCCGGCAGGGATTGCCTTGCCCCCGTCTTTAAAAAATATTTTTAAGGAATTGCAGGACGATATCTCTGGCTTTGTTGAGCCGCATGCTGGCGATTTGACGTCTTGGGCTAAGCAGGGGGTGTTATTGTTAAATGCAACCTTGACAGTACAGGCACATTTGGCCGGTTCTCATCAAAAGAAAGGCTGGGAGATTTTTACGGACAGTATTATTCATGCTATTTCCGAGCGTTGTGAACATGTGGTATTTCTGTTGTGGGGAAGCTATGCCCAGAAGAAAAGTGTGCTTATTGATGCCAAAAAGCATCTTATTCTCACGGCGGTACATCCCTCTCCGTTGTCCGTTTATCGTGGTTTTTTTGGTAGTAAGCATTTTTCACGCGCAAACCAGTATTTGACGGCACATGGTAAAACCCCGATTGACTGGCGTTTGGTTTAG
- a CDS encoding DUF2892 domain-containing protein encodes MSNLVRIIICSALLIGTVALFWTGNWGWGILGILITILGFVTVFFHEYMLIAQWHMRKQNMAAAEKWLGKITNYEKQLIPQQHGYYNMLIGLIESQRAPMQSEKYFKKALSLGLHMDHNIALAKLSLAGVAMAKRNKREAEKLLQEAKKADKNKLLADQIKMMKDQMGMMDKQQIRYNR; translated from the coding sequence ATGTCAAATCTCGTTAGAATCATTATTTGCAGTGCATTGCTTATCGGAACAGTTGCCTTATTCTGGACCGGAAATTGGGGGTGGGGAATTTTAGGGATCTTGATCACGATCTTAGGCTTCGTTACTGTATTTTTCCATGAATATATGCTGATTGCGCAATGGCATATGCGTAAACAAAATATGGCCGCAGCTGAAAAATGGCTGGGTAAAATCACCAACTACGAAAAGCAATTGATCCCACAACAGCATGGTTACTACAACATGCTGATCGGACTGATCGAATCACAACGTGCACCTATGCAATCTGAAAAATATTTTAAGAAAGCATTGTCTTTGGGTCTCCATATGGACCATAACATCGCCTTAGCAAAATTAAGCTTGGCTGGTGTCGCCATGGCGAAGCGCAATAAACGCGAAGCCGAAAAACTTCTTCAAGAAGCTAAAAAAGCAGATAAAAATAAGTTATTAGCTGATCAGATCAAAATGATGAAAGACCAGATGGGCATGATGGACAAACAACAGATCAGATACAATCGATAA
- a CDS encoding DUF4293 domain-containing protein, translated as MIQRIQTVYLLIAGLVIFGLFLFPYVNYSDLVGLGKNVKVTGVYSVAAGQPVHEGGFGYILQTVATVLLGGLPLFTIFKFKQRKVQLLLIWVEVVAIILFAVWLYSSASTHLATVGQFLGAGNIGVGFFLLPIAIIFCALAMGGVRKDEKLIRSADRLRA; from the coding sequence ATGATTCAACGTATCCAAACTGTTTATTTGCTGATAGCAGGATTAGTCATTTTTGGCTTGTTTCTATTTCCCTATGTTAATTATAGCGATTTAGTTGGTTTAGGAAAGAATGTGAAGGTGACCGGTGTGTATAGTGTTGCTGCGGGTCAGCCGGTACACGAGGGGGGATTTGGTTATATTCTCCAGACTGTGGCCACCGTATTATTAGGCGGGCTTCCCCTGTTCACGATATTTAAATTTAAACAGCGTAAAGTTCAACTTTTGCTTATTTGGGTAGAGGTTGTCGCAATTATCTTATTTGCAGTATGGCTCTACTCTTCTGCAAGTACTCATTTAGCTACGGTCGGTCAATTTTTGGGTGCTGGGAATATCGGTGTAGGATTCTTCTTGTTGCCTATCGCGATTATTTTCTGTGCGTTAGCCATGGGAGGCGTGCGTAAAGATGAAAAGCTGATCCGGTCTGCCGATCGGTTGCGTGCATAA